A DNA window from Centroberyx gerrardi isolate f3 chromosome 3, fCenGer3.hap1.cur.20231027, whole genome shotgun sequence contains the following coding sequences:
- the LOC139928190 gene encoding uncharacterized protein LOC139928190 codes for MGAGQTHEADAEIVASKSDSTMTTMDIDDSQNGYKLLTANGSRFQYSVHELRKSPLRPAVVCLGLLCVLLLAGIIGQGVHYRKVERDQENSYNAMTKEKDNIQENLKTTLKDKRELQGIQTRLQSNTDYLTRQRDQLRTNNDILTKERNDLKISESQLRTSNNALTKEKDQLKNSQGQLQTNNNALTKAKDLLQTSYNSVVKRTNELQTNYNSLTKDKDNLHNRYNNLTRSREQLQISYNSMIKEVEKLQISHNSSTSEKDKLQSSHNNLTKERDNLQASYNLLEKGTNQLQASYAALIQQRDQLQISYNNTTAEKDKLKMRYDNLTAEREQLQREVERLNATMREKTCLPGWKKFQNSCYFTSTVRKSWTQSRQDCQSKGADLAIINSPEEMSFINGLYGDGAEIWIGLSDKGVEGDWKWVDGTSLTTAYWGKDQPNSWNGHQDCAEFWRRHTGNGVWNDESCDSNEKWICEM; via the exons ATGGGTGCAG GTCAAACCCATGAAGCAGATGCAGAGATAGTTGCCAGCAAGAGTGACTCTACGATGACAACCATGGACATTGATGACAGTCAAAATGGCTATAAGCTCCTTACAGCGAATGGCAGCAGGTTTCAATATTCAG TTCATGAGTTGAGAAAGAGCCCTCTCAGGCCCGCTGTAGTCTGTCTGGGGCTGCTGTGTGTTCTCCTGCTGGCTGGGATCATAGGCCAGGGAGTCCACT ATcgcaaagtagagagagaccaagagaaCAGCTACAATGCCATGACtaaagagaaagacaacataCAGGAGAACCTGAAGACCACGCTTAAAGACAAAAGGGAACTACAAGGCATCCAAACCCGGTTACAGAGCAATACCGATTACTTAACtagacagagagaccaattaCGGACCAATAACGATATTctgacaaaagaaagaaacgaTCTTAAAATTAGTGAAAGCCAGTTACGGACCAGTAACAATGCtttaacaaaagagaaagaccAGCTAAAAAACAGTCAAGGCCAATTGCAGACTAATAACAATGCCTTGACTAAAGCCAAAGACTTGTTACAAACAAGTTACAATTCAGTGGTCAAACGGACAAATGAGTTACAGACCAATTACAACTCACTGACCAAAGACAAGGACAATTTACACAACAGATACAACAACCTGACCAGATCAAGAGAGCAGTTGCAGATTAGTTACAACTCCATGATTAAGGAAGTAGAGAAGTTACAGATCAGCCACAACTCCTCCACCAGTGAGAAAGACAAGTTACAGAGCAGTCACAACAACCTGACTAAGGAGAGAGACAATTTACAGGCCAGTTACAACTTACTTGAAAAAGGGACAAACCAGCTGCAGGCTAGTTATGCTGCTTTGATTCAACAACGAGACCAGCTACAGATCAGTTACAACAACACAACTGCGGAGAAAGACAAGTTAAAGATGAGATACGACAACCTGACTGCAGAAAGAGAGCAGTTACAGAGGGAAGTTGAGAGACTGAATGCAACGATGAGAG AAAAGACCTGTCTTCCTGGCTGGAAGAAGTTTCAGAATAGCTGCTACTTCACTTCTACTGTCCGTAAATCCTGGACCCAGAGCAGACAGGACTGTCAAAGCAAAGGGGCAGACCTGGCAATCATCAACAGCCCAGAAGAAATG TCATTCATCAATGGTTTGTATGGAGATGGGGCCGAAATCTGGATTGGCTTGAGTGACAAAGGAGTAGAAGGAGATTGGAAGTGGGTGGACGGGACATCACTGACCACAGC